The following are encoded in a window of Telmatobacter sp. DSM 110680 genomic DNA:
- a CDS encoding NADH-quinone oxidoreductase subunit C, with product MAEAPKETLAGKQAVLEGLPDHPAVKALLAWNADAFTDALFDRGELTLTVTPEKICEAVTAVKNAGYNAFEDMTAVDWLPSEPRFQLSYHILSHQYKERIRLKTWLNSGDPAIESITSVWSGANYYEREVFDLFGIRFEGHPNLRRILMPDDWVGHPLRKDYPVEGYR from the coding sequence AAGGAAACTCTCGCCGGCAAGCAAGCTGTGCTCGAAGGATTGCCGGATCACCCGGCAGTCAAGGCGCTTCTCGCGTGGAATGCCGATGCATTTACAGATGCACTCTTTGACAGGGGCGAATTGACACTGACTGTCACTCCGGAGAAGATCTGCGAAGCAGTGACTGCCGTGAAGAATGCCGGCTACAACGCGTTCGAAGATATGACGGCGGTGGATTGGCTTCCTTCCGAACCCCGCTTCCAGCTGAGCTACCACATTCTGTCGCATCAATATAAAGAGCGGATCCGTCTGAAAACCTGGCTAAACAGCGGCGATCCGGCGATTGAATCGATCACCTCAGTCTGGTCGGGTGCCAATTACTACGAGCGCGAAGTCTTCGACCTGTTTGGGATTCGTTTTGAAGGACATCCGAATCTGCGCCGCATCCTGATGCCTGATGATTGGGTGGGACATCCCTTGCGCAAGGACTACCCGGTGGAGGGCTATCGCTGA